One Aegilops tauschii subsp. strangulata cultivar AL8/78 chromosome 2, Aet v6.0, whole genome shotgun sequence genomic window, GCAACGGGAAGGGGGGTGGATGGGGGAGACGAGCTCAGAGCGGGGGCGCATACGGTGTGCGGTCGGCGATGCTGCCCGGAGCGGAGCTCGGCGTGGCGCCGGCGGGCCGCGGCCATGGTTGGTGGTCAGCCCACGGGCCCCCGCCCGGGATGGATGGGGGAGAGCTTCAGAGCCGCGGCACCGAATCCGGTACGGCCTGGCCTCACGCGCGCCTTCTACCCGGAGGCCGGCGACTCCTCCTCCTGTAGCAGCTCCGGCTCGCGGCGTCGGGGATTTGGTGGGGGAGCGGCGGCGAATCGGGGAAGCTTCGAGAAGCTCTttcgggtggtggtggtggtggtggtggaggactAGTGGGAGGGAGGCCTGGCCGCCTGGGGGGCAGGGGAAGGCGCCAAAGCGGCGGGGCGCGGCCTGGACCCGGCGCACGGGCCGGCGTGCGGGTGACGCGCGGGCCCCAGGGGACGCGTGGGCGCGGCTCGCTGGACTGATTAGGCGCGGGTGGCGTCAGGGCGTGGGGCCCGCGCGCCTTGCTCGCCTCACCAACTCCTCACTCCGTGACGACGCGGGTGGCGTCTTTGACTTGCCCACCGGAGAGCGCGCGGCCGGCGTTATCCGCTGCGCCGAGGCCGCTGCCTGCCAGCGGTCCAGGGCTCGATGCTGTGCACGTGGTCGCGACGGTGAAACGACGCTGCCAGGCTTAGTTTAGTTTAATTTTTTCTGTGGTTGTAGTTTAGTTTAATTTAACAGCATTGTTCCATTCCAAGGGGTTCTTGGTGCCATCGTAATTTGCTGTGGATCGTTGTGTTGTGGCCTTCGGGTTCCTTGCTTTTCTTCTGAGGGGTGGCTTTCTTGCATTTTCTGATTCGTTTGTTTACCTCTACTGTGCAGCTACATCCAAAGAGACAATACACACAATTTTTTACTCCCTCCATATCTAAATATATGTCGTTGGGTGTAAACTGAACTCTTCCAGCGACTTATATTTCGGAACAGAAGTAATACATAGGAAGGGCCAAAACAGGACGAAAGTGCATCATTGGTCAGTCATCTGAGAACACTACGCTTTTACCTTTTTTTTCGAAAAAACTTCTGATCTATTCATCAATTATTAAGGTAGTACAAAGAACACTAAAAGTAAATTTACATctagatccgtagaccacctagcgacgattacaagcactggagcgagccaaaggcacgccgccgtcatcgccccttcCTCGTCAGAGCCGGGCAAAcattgttgtagtagacagtcgggaagtcgtcgtgctaaagccccataggaccagcgcagcagaacagcaaccgccgatgaagagaagcatagatcggaaggatccaacaTACAGACGCATAGACATAGACGAACGAAAACCGGATCCAGACAGATCCACCGAAGACAAATGCCGACCAGATCCCACGAGATCCGCCGGAAACgcacctccacacgccctccgaCGATGCTTGAAGCATCACCGGGACGAGGGCTAGGCAGgtagaaccttattccatcttcaagaAGCTGCCGCCACCTCATCTTCTTGATCATGGCACAAGCCTTAACAAAACTTAAAAAAAAAAACATCTAAAAACGAAGCCCTTCCACTGTCAAGGATCGGGATCCACAGTAGAAGACGAGGCAGACCGACGACGGCGCCGGCAAAAGGCAGGAAAACCCTAGATGAGAGTCGCACGAGGGCAGGAGCGAAGGGGTGTCAGAGTCAAGGCGGTTTCGTAGCGGTCACTCGGTGAGACGCGAGCAAATTCCGGGAAACGTGCGTAGCCTTACGCGAATAAAGTGCAGCAAATGGAAGACAAAATTGATACAGCAGCTATGTGTTCTTTTTTTCTCAACAACACAAAATACGGTTGGGTATTCACTTCTTTCTCACCCCAAGTGCTTACTAGATAAGTCTTTCATGGAACTAACAATCACAAAAGGGGGTGTAGCTCATATGGTAGAGCGCTCGCTTCGCATGCGAGAGGCACGGGGTTCGATTCCCCGCACCTCCAAAATCTTTTTTCCCTCTCAGCGCATGATGTATACTGCCTTTTGTTTTTGTCAACTGTCAAACTGCAGAGAAGAGAAGATCTTCTCCGTTCTAGCAGATAAGATTGCAGCAGAAGAATTTCCCTGCTTGAATGCTTTCCTAAAGCAGCCTAAACAGGATCGATAGAATATCACATGCGATGGCTTTTGAAAAACAACCGCACTGATATGATACCAAATTCAGGAGCGCCGCAGGAGGAATTCGATGATTATTCTTCCAATGATCATCTCTCGAATATTTCATTTATATTCATATTGATACGATCCGTACTAGTTCCGTTGACAACTTCTGAAAAAAATTACATGATAGTACAAGATACCGCGTGAGAAGAAAATTTTAGCTCTGAATCCCGGCATCGACACAAAACCAATGCCAAGTTCTACCAACAGGCACCGGGCTATGATTTTAGTTCAGCATGGTAAAGCACGCAGAGAAGCCTCTGGGGTTGGAACGCTGATCGGTATGACGGCTAGTAAGTCGGGATGGAAGAATCAGCTTTCACCGAGTACGCGTGGATTCCGCCCGCAACGTTGTAAATCTTTTGGAATCCCTGCAAAGCGATGGCTCATCTTGTCAGAGGATGCTACACAATTACTCTACACGCACTGGTAAGGAGTCTAAAGTTTTCTGTGGGTGCTTCAGTTACCTGTGACTGCAGCCACTTGGCTACCTGCATCGAGCGCATGCCATGGTGACACTGAAACGAAGTACAGAAGGCAAAGTTAGAAAGTGGCATAGCACACTGAAGCAGTTTCTATCAACTCATCAATCTTTACGTGTGGGAGTATAATATATACTTCAGTCTTTTAGGTCACTGGCATTTATGCAGCAATTTTCGTCGTAGTAACGGACTTACCAGAACATAAGTGTCCTTTTGAGGATTGAATTCATCTGTCATCACTGGTCCCCAGGTTCCAAATTGGCGGAGAGGTAGAACCTTGAAGCCTGGAAGGAATGCTCTCTCCCTGCCAAGCAACAAGTATAAAATCAGCATCAGCTCCATCATGATGGCCCACTGTGTGAAGATTTAGGATAATTAAACACAACGAACAGGACCATCACAATAATATGTCCGCAAAGCAAAAGCCTAGTCCAGTATCTGACTTTAAATGATGAATCGTGGAATTCTGCAACCCAATTTGGTCTCTCGAATGTAAGGGGAATAACAGACTCTATATAAGCCTGTAAAAGGATTTACACACTGCAAGTCTATACAACGCTGCAGACTATCTCATTGTTCCAACAGTTTAATCCCGAGACAATATACAAAAGTGTTTTCGAACAACAACAAAGATGCCGTAACTGGTAACACCTGTACGCTTTAATTGTTCAGAAGGGACAAAATGAAATTCATTATATCTACCAAAATCTCAAAAGATGTGGACAAGTCCCACATTAACGTTCTGGTTCACCACATAAACCTCTATCATCTTCTCATTAAAGTCAAGATTAAGACTGTTGCAAGAATTTTTGTGCTATTAAGCAAAATGCAAAATACTGGAGATGTATCTTGCATCCCAGTTATGTGTGCCTTTCATACAGGCATCTATCATGAGTTAGTGAATGACTTATTATTTGGAATGTTGGATCAGTGTATTAACAATAACTGGGACATTGGTGCAATAGTGAAGAATCTTACACTTCATCAGGCTCCCGAACATCAATCAATTGAGCTTCTTCAATAAAACTAGGATCTTGCATTTTTGCGTGAAGCTCTTCTGGTTGAATATCTTGCAGCAAGCATTGGTCCCTGCCAATTGGTGGCACAAGATATGAATACCTATTCATGTGTACCAAGAGACAACATCCTGTGTTGTTAGAATCATCTACCTCTCAGAGAGCACCTGCACTAAATGCCATCCAAATTTTGTCTTACACCGCACAACTTTATTCAAAGGTGCACTAAATGCTGCTTCTTCAAACTCTGGTACCTGCTCAAGTCAAGCAATAACGTTCAAAGTACTGTTGAGACAGAAACTGAAATATCAGTGGACAGACCCACTGGTAGAAACTCAGATATCAGTGTCCAACGAAAAAAACATTTATATGGTGGCAACAGATGAAAGGATGGGAGTTTCAGGAAATAAACTAGCTAGTTCTTGGTTCTAACCAGACACTTAGATGGCTGAGAGCAGCAAGTCAGTCAAGAACAGTGAAATCGTTGGCAGATGGATTTAGAAGTGTATAGCAACATATAGAAGTGTTCAACAAGATGGAATAAACTTGTTGTAAGGCTACCAGCTCCCCGCGAATATGCAAACAAGCAAGAAACAGCACCAACATAATAGGAGTATTTTACATGGTCTTGTTTGCCAGTTAACAATGTTGGTAGCTCTTGATAATTTATAAGTCAGAAAGAAGTAAATTCCACCACAGAATCAAACAAAATCAATGCTAAATAACAAAAATGTACTATGAAACATGGCATTTCTAGTTGAAAAATAGTTAGATAATCAGTGCAATTCCACTGTGCAGTTTAAGTACATAGGTGTCCCGGCTGAACAATTATAATATGTGAAGTCCTACCACAATACTCTTCTACTATTGTATACTAGAAAAGCAAGTTGATGTTGTACCATCTGTCCCCTCCGAACCCATCCAAGCATACCGCCATCTTCTTTTGATGGACATAAGGAGTGCTCCACGGCTAAGTCACTCAGGTCTGCCCCTGAAATTTAAAAATAAACAATAGTAAAAATCATGATTTCTCAACAACAAAAACAAGCCAGCTATTTTGAGCACTTCAAATGTCTTCTACTCTTCAGGGTCATTTCCCCCCATAAATATCCAAAAGATGGATCATATATATACAGCATCCACATCAATGATGCAGCTCAGTCAGCATGTATGCTTAGCAATCAGCATTTCTTATTTCGCAACGCAGCCTTGAATGTAGACACGGAACATAGACAACAGCATGGATTGGGTGCATTCAAGCAGACAGGGTTTCGTAGAGCATAACTTGAGGACACCCATTTTGCAAGGGCCACATACTGCGTCACACTGGATCATATGATTCTAGAATCTAAACCATATCAGATACTACAAAACAAACAGAGCTAGGAAGCTAGTCACCTGATGCGATGCTCTTCTCCAGATCGACGAGAAGCCTGGCGTCCTTTTCGCCGACAAGCAGATGCTGGACCAGCACCTCCTTCCCCTCTCTCGGAACACTACCACTGGCAGCGGTGCAGAGAACTATCCAACAGAGATTCATGTCAGCTGGTCAGTAATCAATTCCGTGCACCCTCAAATCGATGCAAACACCTTTTAAAAAAAAATCGATGCAAACAATACTATCAAACATGTCTTAAGATAAGAAAATGCCCCCCAATCTCAGGAGCCAAGTGACAGGCACGGGAACCCCTCACTCACCCCTGGTGCTGGGCCGGGGTTGTTCGCCGGCGGGCCGCATGGCCGAGCCCCACGCCGCGGAGATGGGCCGCGCGGACGCGAGGAGCGagagggcggcgggcggcgacggcgcggggcTGGCGACGGCGAGGAGCGGGGCGCGGCGCGCGagcccggagagggaggcggggGAGCAGGGGGAGGGGTAGGGGCACGGGAGGCGCGCGGCCCTGGTGGCTCTGAGACCGAGCATGGCTGGCCGGCTGGCTAACTGTCGCGTCGCCGTCCGTCTTCACTGCGACGGGAGAGGAAGGGGGATGGGGAATATGCTGTTGCGCGCAGGAGGCCGGGCCTTGTTTGCGCTGTTTCTGGACCGGGCGGCGCGGAAACACGACGAACGTGTGCCTGGTTCTAGTTGGGCTTTGAAGAAATATCACGCCCGtgcgtttcaaaaaaaaaacggAGCATGGACTTCCCTAAAAAAATTGAAGCATGGGGCAGGTGTCGATGACACAATGCACATTCTGTGTTTGCGGTCTAAGAACATCTACAACCGGACGTCCATATCCGCCTCAAACACCCGAGCTGGCTGGTCAGTAACTGATCAGACACAAAATAGCCATCCAAAGGACCTGCCAAATCCAGTCCAAATGGCCAAACTGATC contains:
- the LOC109775577 gene encoding rhodanese-like/PpiC domain-containing protein 12, chloroplastic translates to MLGLRATRAARLPCPYPSPCSPASLSGLARRAPLLAVASPAPSPPAALSLLASARPISAAWGSAMRPAGEQPRPSTRVLCTAASGSVPREGKEVLVQHLLVGEKDARLLVDLEKSIASGADLSDLAVEHSLCPSKEDGGMLGWVRRGQMVPEFEEAAFSAPLNKVVRCKTKFGWHLVQVLSERDQCLLQDIQPEELHAKMQDPSFIEEAQLIDVREPDEVERAFLPGFKVLPLRQFGTWGPVMTDEFNPQKDTYVLCHHGMRSMQVAKWLQSQGFQKIYNVAGGIHAYSVKADSSIPTY